The Chlorocebus sabaeus isolate Y175 chromosome 20, mChlSab1.0.hap1, whole genome shotgun sequence genomic sequence CAAGGGCTAAGAGccccagaaaagaaaacagtagaaGATAAAATCTATCTTCCCAGTCTTTGATGTCTTCTGTATTGTAGAAACACCAGGTCCTCGACGCCTGAATTTTATAGTCTCGATGTCCAAGGATGGGCAGCAAAGCTATAAAAACAGCAAACAAGCACACACCACTTAACATCATTTTCACATGTTTGGATGTAATTTTCGTAGAATGAAATATTGGTTTTGTGACTCCAATACACCGCTCAATGGCCATCACACTGCCTAGAAGAAGGGGGCACAGACCGGAAAACACCATGCAGATACCAAAAATGCTGCAAAGGACATTTGATTGGTCAAAGCGGATCCAGTCTTTATCAGAAGCATATACAAATACTGCTATGGCTCCATTGATGAGATGGCCAAAGAAGTCCGTGATTACCAGGCCACTAGCCAAAAGCAGAAACGATGCCTTGGACTTCTGTCTAAATCTCTGATATGCCTTCATGAGAATGGCAATGGCAAGGCTGTTTGACAAGATTCCCACTGTCATGAAGATTACTGAAAAAAATACGGAAAGCCGATTTTCCGTCTGGCAGGTTGTGTTTGAAAGAAGCCCAGCTGCAGGAGACACTGGCTGTTTGGAATTGTTCATGGACATTGTTGTGGAGATAAAAGTCAACCACTCAAGTCATCTCCCTCTCAAAACTGTGCAAGCTTGCAGTCCAGACATCTGTAGGTTAAAGAGAGAGGAATTATGAACAACGCATTACTGCTCATCTGACGTTTATGACTGACGTGCCCCAGCACCCTGTGGTGGGATAGGTTTTATCTGGCCTATCACAAGCAAGGTTGCATCATACTGAAAGCAGCTCATATCTGCCTGCGGTTCCACATTTCATTTTCAAGGTGAAGAAACTGTCGAAATTGAGACCCCTTGGTTAACTTCTGTGGCCCCTCTGCAAATGAGCACCTCCTCCTGTATGTCCCCCTTACACATCACTGACACCTTAAAATTTTCAGGTTTTACAAAATTGCTACCAAGATTAGATTTAAACCCAATaaggtttttaaaatcataagtctatttaaaaaaaaaaaaaaaaaaaaaaaaacctttgtccCCAAACTGCAGATTATTCCTCAGTTGAATGACCTCCTTGTCAGGCAGACATAACAATCTCCAAACTTTGGAAGGAGACTAGCAAGTTCATTGATGTTAAGTTGATTGATGTTAAGCAGATTTTCTGAATATGTTTCTAAGCCTAAATCAAATAACAGCAAGCCACACACACGTTGAACCCATGAAAAGCGGAGTGGTGAGTCTCTAGGAAGGTTTTCTGGTCTAGCTGCCCCTGTGCAGAAATTCTGATTCGCCATAGGGAAGGGGGCGGGCCACGCTCACTGTGCACCTCCGCCAAGATACTGTCCAATTACAGCTTCAAAGTAGCAACATCCAAGGCGAAGTATTTATTTGTCACTCTTTCCCCTAGGGGGCTGAAGCCTGAGTCACAGACACTGGATACACAAGGCCACAATCACTCTGCTCCGAGCTAATTCGATTGGCGTTTCCCGAGCAGCTAGCTTTCCCGGAGGCTGGGAATTCCGGAGCCAGCCTTTCCTGTGCCCAGCCGGAGTGGGACTGCCTAGGCTGCCCCCAGGACGGTCACCTCCTCCAGGTCTTACTCACAGTTCGACTTTCGCCCGTTACTACCCCCCGCCGCCCTTTGGCCTGGTCTCACAACATCCTCTCCAAACTGACAAACTCGCTGAAACTTTCTGCAATTGCTCAAACGCCAAAGGGCTGTTTTCTCCCTCATCCTGGCACGGGGCGTGAGGAGGTCCCCGGCTGAGAAACTCGAAGTGCCGCTCGCAGGGAACCCTGCAGCGGCAAGAAGCGGGATCTCTGCCGATTTCCCTCTTCGGAGACCCTTTCTACCCAGTCCCCACCCGAGCAGCTTAGAATGGGGACGGGTTAGCCCAGAGTACCCTTGTTTCTCCACGCGTCTCCCTAGCTTGGGGAATCTGGTCCAAAGTCAGTGTCAGGCGCAGCCGGCAGAAGCTGCGGCCGGGTGTCCCAGGGGGTGAGTTGGTTAAACCTGGGTCTGGATAGCATACGGAGGCCCATGCGTCGGGATCAGCCTCTGGAGGGGTGGTACCTTGTCATCCCAGGCCGCCAGCCGGGCTCTCTGCGGAGAAGACCGAGCCGCTCGGTGAGCCATGGCGCCCTGGGCCGCCGCCACCTCAAGTTCCACCAAGCCCAGCGCAGAGATCCTGCTCGGGCGCCGGCTGTGGTCCTGCCGCTCGTCCCCTCCTCGCACTCGTTCCCTTAGCGCGGAACCTGCCGGGCGCGCTCCGCTCCTGGGATCCCTCTGCACCTAGCTGCGCTGGCAGCCAGGGAGGGATGGGGCGCGCGAGTGACCTCCGCCTCTTCGTCTTCTCTCTCGCCTCCGCCCCCTTTTCCATGGGCACAGAGCAGAACTGGGAAAGAAGAGGGCACCGTGCTTGGATGCATCAGAGCTGCCCTTAGCCGCTGGACCAGCTaaagaaagttttgttttaaactcatttttatcCCCAAGCCATCTCTGAGGATGCAAGACAGCAGTCTGGAGAGCCGAGGAAACCCTAAGATGGTGTGTTAGGCTGTCAGATGGTGGCTTGCAGACAATTCATTCCAAGTCCAGCTCGAAACGCATAAAGAAACCAGGTAGAAAGAGGTTGTGTGTTTGAGGGAGAATTTTGTGGCAAATATCTCCAGGGAGTTAAAAACAGGTATTCAAGCCCAGTAAATGAAAACACTCGCAGTCTTAGGGTTCACTGTCACACAGAGGACTGGGActgtttccagctttttaaggaatgTGAAAAGGAAAAGGGGTGAGATGCCTTCTTGATCAACACCGGCAGATAAGGGATTAGTAACATTTCAGTGATTTTAGAAGTCCACTGGAGAGAGAATTTCTAGTGATATGTATACTCCAAGAGATGTGCATCTAATAAATTTCGTGGAGATACATTTATGATGAAGTAATCTATTTTTTCATTAGGAATTATGATTTGAACCATTTTATTCTGTAATTGCTTTTATCTAATATTGCTTCGACACATATCCATTAGCTGTGTCTCATTTTTCTAGCTAAACACTTAAGTGAATCTATTACTGACTTTTGCtctttttattgtagtaaaatgtTGCTACTACCTATGTGAAAAATCAGTACCACATGGAAATGAACCCTGTTTCTCCATTCTAAAATCAGAAGGAACCTCTAAATTCCTGGAAATTGGGAGggatcaaaaaatgaaaaagtgagataaaataaattagccattaACTGTAGAAAAGAATGATTGCAGGTTTCCCCTGTGGTagatattgaaattttaaaaaatgatatgatCATAACTTGTAAACTAAACTGTTAATTATGGTGAGGGAATTAAACATTTTGGTTAGATAACCTGGTTACTAGAGAAATATTATACATGAATGGCCAGTATCCAAGGAACAATTATGTGACAAGCTATACTGAAAATATAACACAGAGtactattctttccttttttaaaatatgtaagtgcatatataatttttttcttttttaaaaaacatgtaatttttgcacctattgacctgtcctctaagttccctgcccctgccccccacccactAATAGGCCCTGGTGCATGTTgctcaaacatgaaaaaaagctcattatcattggtcattagagaaatgcaaatcaaaccacaatgagataccaccttatgccagttagaatggcgatcatcaaaacatcaggaaacaacagatgctggagaggatgtggagaaataggaacgtttttatgctgttggtgggagtgtaaattagttcaaccattgtggaggacagCATGGTGATTTCTCAAGAATCTAgacccagaaataccatttgacccagcaatcccattactgggtatatatccaaaggataataaatcattctactctaaagacacatgcacaagtatgtttattgcagcactgttcacaatagctaagacttggaaccaacccagatgcccatcagtgatagactggataaagaaaatgtggcacatatacaccatggaatactgtgcagccataacaaaggatgagttcatgtcctttgcagggacatggatgaagctggaaaccatcattctcagcaaactaacacaagaacagaaaaccaaacaccgcatgttctcactcataagtgggagttgaacaatatgaacacatggacacagggagtggaacaccacacatcagggcctgttggGGCGTGGGGGGCTTGGGAAtggatagctttaggagaaatacctaatgtagatgacaggttgaccaccatggcacgtgtatacctatctaacaaacctgcatgttctgcatatgtacctcagaacttaaagcataataataattttaaaaagtaaaataaaatattaatggccttcaaagaaaaaaaagtcaagaaacaatagatactggctaggctgtggtgaaataggaatgcttttacactgttggtgggaaaattagttcaatcattatggaagacagtatggtgattcctcaaggatctagaaccagaaataacatttgatccagcaatctcattactgggtatatacccaaaggattataaaccattctactatgaaaacacatgcacacatatgtttactgcagcactatttacaatagcaaagtcacagaaccaacccaaatgcccatcaatgatagactgaataaagaaaatgtggtacatatacaccatggaatactatacagccataaaaaggaatgagatcatgtcctttgcagggacatggatgaacttggaagctaccctcagcaaactagcacaggaacagaaaaccaaacacctcatgttttcacttataaatgagagttgAGCaatgtatgaggtgtctgtcaacccctgctgggaggtacctcccagtcaggaggcatgggggtcagggacccacttgaggatgcAGTCTGTTCTTTAGCAGAGCTCAATTGCTATGCTGGGGATGCACTGCTCCCTTCAGAGacagcaggcaggaatgtttaagtctgctgaagcagcctcacagccgccccttcccccaggtgctctgtcccagggagatgggagtttgatctataagcccctgactggggctgctgcctttctttcagagatgccctgcccagagaggtggaatttacagaggcagtctggctacagcagctttgcccAGCTGTGGTGGGTTCTGCAC encodes the following:
- the PTGFR gene encoding prostaglandin F2-alpha receptor, whose translation is MSMNNSKQPVSPAAGLLSNTTCQTENRLSVFFSVIFMTVGILSNSLAIAILMKAYQRFRQKSKASFLLLASGLVITDFFGHLINGAIAVFVYASDKDWIRFDQSNVLCSIFGICMVFSGLCPLLLGSVMAIERCIGVTKPIFHSTKITSKHVKMMLSGVCLFAVFIALLPILGHRDYKIQASRTWCFYNTEDIKDWEDRFYLLLFSFLGLLALGVSLLCNAITGITLLRVKFKSQQHRQGRSHHLEMVIQLLAIMCVSCICWSPFLVTMANIGINGNHSLETCETTLFALRMATWNQILDPWVYILLRKAVLKNLYKFASRCCGVHVISLHIWELSSIKNSLKVAAISESPVAEKSAST